A DNA window from Pseudorasbora parva isolate DD20220531a chromosome 5, ASM2467924v1, whole genome shotgun sequence contains the following coding sequences:
- the LOC137075791 gene encoding uncharacterized protein: protein MFENEIYPFDEDPLQHSTAARSTTTQQDTVTESPATQRGRRPSRATSRTPRRRGLPSPPPSRHPPSPASSYSSVQPTIPAIEKWTVLGLRQVLISVEDNFSRRINKAKLYNLYVQAASPSPKSTPPSKTINRSRKHKDPNSRSQKTPSPTELVLPRAPGHCSRPSASPGRAPVPATAAIVAATQPNSSLCSAEPETVGVFQHCAPGYNTSFPCPRQSFKRKYASASSSSFVSQPFPVTFSNPFPWPAAPPSNSSARLPPLAVQAQQLFVLLSFPLSPFSHSFFVGDRLKREVASASGFRPLVFYPPNSFSQTSAPFTLFSATQMPFPPNSTALELPPVASNIRAQILTEIQAVGARGGPIPIPNPSTKVLRANIPINHPLRPLIDASLNSILQAVSPRTLQSYLTAWKCFKSFHSIYKLNFPDYSSLTITSFISYLNSTKNLQVSSIKGYLSGIQFFHKLAFGLPSPEISNSQTSMLIKGIQKTQPTHPDARQPITLDILTKCISTLRRGYHYTNTARTLDAMFILAFFGFLRSSEITITSTFNPKLHPTISDLAVLDNETISYFIKQSKTDQMKKGHSIYIFNLPSPIQPYQSLLAYLHFRSSLTKLFSEPLFTDDANRPVTRFWFQKHLKSILILSGISADNFSSHSFRIGAATTAAQKGLSQHQIQKLGRWSSEAFKSYIRSNRSHIKEAQQTLIS from the coding sequence ATGTTTGAGAATGAAATTTATCCATTTGACGAAGATCCTCTACAGCATTCCACAGCTGCAAGGAGCACCACAACCCAACAAGACACCGTGACTGAATCTCCAGCAACACAGCGTGGCCGTCGGCCCAGCCGAGCCACATCCCGTACACCGAGACGCAGAGGCTTGCCATCGCCTccaccttcaagacatccaccatCTCCAGCTTCCTCCTACTCCTCAGTACAACCTACGATTCCAGCAATAGAGAAATGGACCGTACTAGGGTTAAGACAAGTGCTAATCAGTGTCGAGGATAATTTTTCCAGAAGAATTAATAAAGCCAAATTATACAACCTGTACGTTCAAGCAGCTTCTCCATCTCCAAAATCCACTCCACCTTCCAAAACTATAAACAGATCAAGGAAACATAAGGATCCGAACTCACGCTCTCAAAAGACCCCTTCTCCCACAGAATTGGTTCTTCCTCGAGCACCAGGCCACTGCAGCAGGCCCTCAGCTAGCCCGGGCCGCGCCCCAGTTCCAGCCACCGCTGCCATCGTCGCCGCCACCCAGCCCAACTCATCTCTCTGCTCCGCCGAGCCAGAGACCGTGGGTGTTTTCCAGCATTGCGCCCCAGGTTACAATACCAGTTTCCCCTGCCCCAGGCAATCCTTTAAGCGTAAGTACGCTTCCGCCAGCAGCTCAAGCTTTGTATCACAGCCTTTTCCTGTCACTTTTTCTAACCCCTTCCCTTGGCCTGCAGCCCCACCATCAAACTCTAGCGCGAGGCTGCCTCCGCTAGCGGTGCAGGCCCAGCAGCTTTTTGTCCTCCTTAGCTTTCCTCTTTCCCCTTTTTCCCATTCCTTCTTTGTCGGGGACCGACTGAAACGAGAGGTTGCCTCCGCAAGCGGTTTTCGGCCCCTGGTTTTCTATCCGCCTAACTCTTTTTCCCAAACTAGTGCTCCATTCACCCTGTTTTCTGCAACACAGATGCCCTTCCCGCCGAATTCTACAGCCTTGGAACTGCCCCCTGTCGCCAGCAACATTAGAGCACAGATCCTCACAGAAATTCAGGCTGTTGGCGCCAGAGGCGGACCCATTCCCATTCCCAACCCCagtaccaaagtattgagagctAATATTCCCATAAACCACCCATTGAGACCCCTCATTGACGCTTCTCTCAATTCCATCCTTCAAGCTGTTTCCCCCAGAACCCTTCAATCCTACCTAACTGCATGGAAGTGTTTCAAGTCTTTTCACTCCATATACAAGCTGAATTTTCCAGATTATTCTTCGCTTACCATCACTTCATTCATATCTTATCTCAACAGCACCAAGAACCTCCAAGTCAGCTCCATCAAGGGTTATCTAAGCGGAATTCAATTTTTTCACAAACTTGCGTTTGGTCTGCCCTCTCCAGAAATATCCAATTCACAAACATCCATGCTCATCAAAGGCATCCAAAAGACTCAACCCACCCACCCAGACGCCAGACAACCAATAACTCTAGATATACTTACCAAATGTATCTCCACCCTCCGCCGAGGATACCACTACACCAATACTGCCCGCACTCTGGATGCAATGTTCATATTGGCTTTCTTCGGTTTTCTCAGAAGCTCAGAAATTACCATCACATCCACCTTCAACCCAAAGCTTCATCCTACAATTTCAGACCTAGCAGTGCTAGATAACGAAACAATCTCTTACTTCATCAAACAAAGCAAGACGGACCAAATGAAAAAAGGGCATtccatttacattttcaacctTCCATCACCAATCCAGCCGTATCAATCCCTTTTAGCCTACCTTCATTTCAGAAGTTCGCTGACTAAACTTTTCTCTGAACCACTCTTCACAGACGATGCTAACCGCCCTGTCACACGTTTCTGGTTCCAAAAACACCTCAAGTCTATACTGATTCTATCCGGCATCTCAGCAGACAACTTTTCTAGCCATTCATTCCGCATAGGTGCAGCAACCACAGCTGCTCAAAAAGGTCTCTCCCAGCACCAGATCCAAAAACTTGGTCGCTGGTCGTCAGAGGCTTTCAAGAGCTACATCCGCTCCAATCGCTCCCACATCAAAGAAGCCCAACAGACCCTCATCAGCTAA